One Peromyscus leucopus breed LL Stock chromosome 4, UCI_PerLeu_2.1, whole genome shotgun sequence genomic region harbors:
- the Stmn3 gene encoding stathmin-3 gives MASTVSAYKEKMKELSVLSLICSCFYSQPHPNTIYQYGDMEVKQLDKRASGQSFEVILKSPSDLSPESPVLSSPPKRKDASLEELQKRLEAAEERRKTQEAQVLKQLAERREHEREVLHKALEENNNFSRLAEEKLNYKMELSKEIREAHLAALRERLREKELHAAEVRRNKEQREEMSG, from the exons CCTACAAGGAGAAGATGAAGGAGTTGTCTGTGCTGTCTCTCATCTGCTCCTGCTTCTACTCACAGCCTCACCCCAACACCATCTACCAGTATGGGG ATATGGAAGTGAAACAGCTGGACAAGCGAGCCTCTGGCCAGAGCTTCGAGGTCATCCTCAAGTCTCCTTCTGACCTATCTCCAGAGAGCCCTGTGCTCTCCTCTCCCCCCAAGAGGAAGGATGCTTCCTTGGAGGAGCTGCAGAAGCGGCTGGAGGCAGCTGAGGAGCGGAGGAAG ACGCAGGAGGCTCAGGTGCTGAAGCAGCTGGCAGAGCGGCGTGAGCACGAGCGTGAGGTGCTGCACAAGGCGCTGGAAGAAAATAATAACTTTAGCCGCCTGGCGGAGGAGAAGCTCAACTACAAGATGGAGCTGAGCAAGGAGATACGCGAGGCTCACCTTGCAGCACTGCGCGAGCGGCTGCGCGAGAAG GAGTTGCATGCTGCTGAGGTGCGCAGGAACAAGGAGCAGCGGGAGGAGATGTCTGGCTAA